In Myxococcales bacterium, a single window of DNA contains:
- a CDS encoding AgmX/PglI C-terminal domain-containing protein gives MGKLNTGSDVTVFGHISPEAVRQVVRPALGTLRRCYDVGLATDAHLEGRVVVAFEIDGTGRVRSARDQGSVLPSRSVVDCVVMAFQKLRFPAPSGGPVRVVYPVFFAREASATPVANASPSPSLDVAAERWRSIEKTRNGGDLAGAARATEAWHAEAPTDVLALLALGEGAERTSRRERAARAYGSLLDLNPSSPNLTSHAGMRLARLDDDHALALAIDAYRQALLDRPSHPSRHRLLAYALYKRGATSDAFNTLLAALRVDFAEERFPGAKRVLKEDLALMGEALMLRAPSRGADVLDALANAGAMREGSPSLRVVLSWESDLSNLDLEVESASDRGVAGESYGDVTSGYGPEAWVLRGAAAMRAHTIGVRCVSRGPGGYAMGVVQTVDHDGRGTLRVRERPFVLTAGGERVALGTVGQESTAD, from the coding sequence ATGGGCAAGCTCAACACCGGCTCCGACGTGACGGTCTTCGGCCACATCTCGCCGGAGGCGGTGCGGCAAGTGGTCCGTCCAGCTCTCGGAACCCTGCGACGCTGTTACGACGTTGGCCTAGCCACGGACGCGCACCTCGAGGGTCGCGTCGTGGTGGCCTTCGAGATCGATGGGACGGGCCGCGTACGAAGCGCGCGCGATCAAGGCTCGGTGCTGCCATCCCGGTCGGTTGTCGATTGCGTGGTCATGGCGTTCCAGAAGCTGCGATTCCCGGCGCCGTCGGGCGGGCCGGTGCGGGTCGTCTACCCCGTGTTCTTCGCTCGAGAGGCGTCGGCGACGCCGGTGGCCAACGCGAGCCCGTCACCTTCCCTCGACGTCGCCGCCGAACGATGGCGCAGCATCGAGAAGACGCGGAACGGCGGCGACCTCGCGGGTGCGGCACGCGCGACCGAAGCCTGGCACGCGGAAGCGCCCACCGACGTCCTCGCGCTTCTCGCATTGGGCGAGGGCGCGGAACGCACGTCGAGACGCGAGCGAGCGGCGCGCGCGTACGGCTCGCTCCTTGACCTCAACCCCAGCAGCCCGAACCTCACCAGCCATGCCGGCATGCGCCTCGCGCGGCTCGACGACGACCACGCGCTCGCGTTGGCCATCGACGCGTATCGGCAGGCGTTGCTCGACCGGCCGAGCCACCCGAGCCGCCATCGGCTCTTGGCCTACGCGCTCTACAAGCGAGGCGCGACGAGCGACGCCTTCAACACCCTCCTCGCTGCGCTGCGCGTCGACTTCGCAGAAGAGCGCTTCCCGGGCGCGAAGCGGGTCCTCAAGGAAGACCTGGCGCTCATGGGCGAAGCCCTGATGCTGCGCGCGCCATCGCGCGGCGCCGATGTTCTTGATGCCCTCGCAAACGCGGGCGCCATGCGGGAGGGGTCGCCCTCGCTTCGCGTCGTTCTAAGCTGGGAGTCGGACCTTTCCAACCTCGACCTCGAGGTCGAGAGCGCCTCCGACCGCGGTGTCGCCGGCGAAAGCTACGGCGACGTGACGAGCGGTTATGGCCCCGAGGCCTGGGTGCTCCGCGGTGCCGCTGCCATGCGCGCCCATACCATCGGGGTCCGTTGCGTAAGCCGCGGCCCCGGCGGCTACGCCATGGGCGTGGTTCAGACCGTCGACCACGACGGACGGGGGACACTTCGGGTCCGAGAGCGACCGTTCGTCCTCACGGCCGGCGGTGAGCGCGTCGCGCTCGGAACGGTCGGCCAAGAGTCCACGGCGGACTAG
- a CDS encoding TonB-dependent receptor translates to MTPPRLVGEPTAPWPGRAETHDVVVPLLVTVSPTGTVEEVSVEATVSPAFDDAAVKSARRFSFEPARRDGRNVSARVRVAVRFLGDAAAGAPEAARVEAPALGTAAPSTMVAATDREVRVQGASPPRSASEATRDRDVLGAAPHKTASELLRVAPGVFVSQHSGEGKAHQIFLRGFDAVHGQDLELWVGGIPVNEVSNIHGQGYADLHFAMPEVIKEIQSTPGTYDPRQGDFAVAGSIRMKLGFAEPGITAKGTLGSFGTRRLFLGYHPKEASDETFAAFEEYTTDGFGPSRAARRASFMGQVTHDFGEGLAARLLATTSAGRFDSPGVVRLRDIERGTIDRFGTYDPNQGGASSRTQLLLELHKDEEGAKWAMAPFVIFRGLSLRQNFTGFLVESQRGGADRIDSDNTQQLQDAVTTGATASYRRNVAVFSKRDAFEVGFCGRTDWIDQSQRRLAAVGGAPTDTLVDAKVRATNVAGYLDGALHPLRRLALRGGVRVDALSFSAQDRLPQGGVASAGAERTAQGAHFGKKLTADVLVVPALHAVASYGEGFRSPQARSLASGERTPFTEVKSYEAGVRYGDGLRLQGSLAAFHTRLTDDLAFDEQTARNERAPATQRTGAAIELVARPRSFWTSSVSATYTRASFTNTDARFVAGDLLPYVPQLVIRADTAIRGRLWRVAGRELEGRVGYGIEALARRPLPYGEFGKNLFVVDASTGLRLREVELGVDVTNVFDTAHYDGEFVFASNFVRGAPAELVPQRHVTVGPPRALFASLTLHL, encoded by the coding sequence TTGACGCCGCCGCGTCTTGTCGGAGAGCCCACGGCGCCGTGGCCCGGGCGCGCGGAGACGCACGACGTCGTCGTCCCGTTGCTCGTGACGGTGAGCCCCACCGGCACCGTGGAGGAGGTCTCCGTGGAGGCCACGGTCTCGCCGGCCTTCGACGACGCTGCCGTCAAGAGCGCGCGCCGCTTCTCGTTCGAGCCGGCGCGGCGCGATGGTCGCAACGTGTCGGCCCGCGTTCGCGTCGCCGTGCGGTTCCTCGGCGATGCGGCGGCAGGTGCGCCAGAGGCTGCGAGGGTGGAAGCGCCCGCCCTTGGCACCGCGGCTCCCAGCACGATGGTCGCGGCCACCGATCGCGAGGTTCGTGTTCAAGGCGCCTCGCCACCGCGCAGCGCTTCAGAGGCGACGCGTGACCGCGACGTCCTCGGTGCGGCGCCTCACAAGACGGCGAGCGAGCTCTTGCGCGTCGCGCCTGGTGTGTTCGTGTCGCAACACAGCGGGGAAGGGAAGGCGCACCAGATCTTCCTCCGCGGCTTCGACGCCGTTCATGGGCAAGACTTGGAGCTCTGGGTCGGCGGCATTCCCGTCAACGAGGTCTCGAACATTCACGGGCAGGGCTACGCCGATCTGCACTTCGCGATGCCCGAGGTCATCAAAGAGATCCAGTCGACGCCGGGTACCTACGATCCGAGGCAGGGCGACTTCGCCGTGGCTGGGAGCATTCGCATGAAGCTGGGGTTTGCCGAGCCGGGGATCACGGCCAAGGGCACGCTGGGGTCGTTTGGAACGAGGCGCCTGTTTTTGGGCTACCACCCAAAGGAAGCGTCCGACGAGACCTTCGCCGCCTTTGAGGAGTACACGACCGACGGCTTCGGGCCGAGCCGCGCGGCGAGGCGCGCTTCGTTCATGGGGCAGGTCACCCACGACTTCGGCGAGGGCCTCGCGGCGCGCCTCCTCGCGACGACGTCGGCGGGGCGCTTCGACTCGCCAGGCGTCGTTCGCCTTCGCGACATCGAGCGCGGAACGATCGATCGGTTTGGGACCTACGATCCGAACCAAGGCGGCGCCTCGTCGCGCACGCAGCTCTTGCTCGAACTGCACAAGGACGAAGAGGGCGCGAAGTGGGCCATGGCCCCCTTCGTCATCTTTCGAGGCCTCTCGCTGCGGCAGAACTTCACGGGCTTCCTCGTCGAGAGCCAGCGCGGCGGCGCCGACCGCATCGACAGCGACAACACGCAGCAGCTCCAGGACGCGGTGACGACCGGTGCCACGGCGTCCTATCGACGGAACGTCGCGGTCTTCTCCAAACGCGACGCCTTCGAAGTCGGCTTCTGTGGCCGGACCGATTGGATCGATCAGTCGCAGCGGCGTCTCGCCGCCGTGGGCGGCGCGCCAACAGATACGCTCGTCGACGCCAAGGTCCGCGCGACGAACGTGGCCGGGTACCTCGACGGCGCGCTCCACCCGCTCAGGCGACTCGCCCTTCGTGGAGGCGTGAGGGTTGATGCGCTGTCGTTCTCCGCGCAAGACCGACTCCCGCAAGGCGGTGTCGCGAGCGCGGGGGCTGAGCGTACGGCCCAGGGCGCCCATTTCGGCAAGAAGCTCACGGCGGACGTGCTCGTGGTTCCCGCGCTCCACGCGGTTGCCAGCTACGGCGAAGGCTTCCGCTCGCCGCAGGCCCGCAGCCTCGCATCGGGCGAGCGCACGCCGTTCACCGAGGTGAAGAGTTACGAGGCGGGCGTGCGCTACGGCGACGGCCTCAGGCTCCAAGGGTCGCTCGCGGCGTTCCATACGCGGCTCACCGACGATCTCGCCTTCGACGAGCAAACGGCGCGCAACGAACGGGCGCCGGCAACGCAGCGCACCGGGGCCGCCATCGAGCTGGTCGCGCGGCCGCGCTCGTTCTGGACGTCGAGCGTGAGCGCGACCTACACCCGGGCGAGCTTCACGAACACCGACGCCCGCTTCGTCGCCGGCGACCTGCTTCCTTACGTACCTCAGCTCGTGATCCGGGCCGACACGGCGATCCGCGGCCGTCTCTGGCGCGTAGCGGGGAGGGAGCTCGAGGGACGCGTGGGTTACGGCATCGAGGCGCTGGCGCGAAGACCTTTGCCCTACGGCGAGTTTGGGAAGAACCTCTTCGTGGTCGACGCGTCGACGGGCCTTCGCCTTCGTGAGGTGGAGCTGGGCGTCGACGTGACCAACGTGTTCGATACCGCTCACTATGACGGTGAGTTCGTCTTCGCCTCAAACTTCGTTCGCGGTGCGCCGGCTGAGCTGGTGCCGCAGCGTCACGTGACCGTCGGCCCCCCTCGCGCGCTCTTCGCGTCGCTCACGCTTCACCTCTAG
- a CDS encoding cysteine--tRNA ligase, which translates to MRQLRLKNTYSGNVEPLVPLDPSGKTVTMYSCGPTVYSFAHIGNFRSFLFADVLRRTLTRHGYAVKQVMNITDVGHMTEDHLADASGEDKLSRAARELGTDPYKVAEHFERAFVADAKTLGLAIYSGEEADRPELHPKATRHVPEMLAMIQRLLDRGFAYVVPSGEVYFEVSKFPDYGKLSGKVLEDLEAGARVAVREEKKDPRDFALWKVDDKHLMLWDPHSDSGWPAGDYERYRALAPKGVDARIKRGFPGWHIECSAMSRAHLAETIDVHTGGEDNIFPHHECEIAQSQGAHGAPLARHWVHGRHLLVNNRKMSKRDGTFFTVRDLLDPHGEGRTDLAKDLEKVGFPEGKTPANVLRFALVGAPYTQPMNFSMELLAQAKASVERLQSSYQRLSELAATAAATDAAAATPAIAELLQKKSDAFDDALDDNLNTANAIAAWFDLVTALNQKEKDLSPGDAKEALRVMDGMDGVLGVLDRRVNAGLVTLASMNDALAAGRVPLAEAPEGALDAAAIEALIFARHAARKAKDFAKADKLRDVFKARGVQIDDAAQGVRWKLL; encoded by the coding sequence ATGCGACAGCTGCGCTTGAAGAACACGTATTCGGGAAACGTCGAGCCGCTGGTGCCGCTCGATCCGTCGGGCAAGACCGTCACGATGTATTCGTGCGGACCGACCGTCTACTCCTTCGCGCACATCGGCAATTTTCGGAGCTTCCTCTTCGCCGACGTCTTGCGTCGGACGCTCACGCGCCACGGCTACGCGGTGAAGCAGGTGATGAACATCACCGACGTGGGCCACATGACCGAAGATCACCTCGCCGACGCGTCCGGCGAAGACAAGCTCAGTCGCGCCGCCCGCGAGCTAGGGACCGATCCCTACAAGGTCGCCGAGCACTTCGAGCGCGCCTTCGTCGCCGACGCCAAGACCCTTGGCCTTGCCATCTACAGCGGCGAAGAGGCTGACCGACCGGAGCTTCACCCGAAGGCGACGCGGCACGTGCCCGAGATGCTCGCGATGATCCAGCGGCTCTTGGATCGCGGCTTCGCCTACGTGGTGCCGAGCGGCGAGGTCTACTTCGAGGTCTCGAAGTTCCCCGACTACGGCAAGCTCTCGGGCAAGGTGCTCGAGGATCTCGAGGCCGGCGCTCGCGTCGCCGTGCGCGAAGAGAAGAAGGATCCGCGCGACTTCGCCCTCTGGAAAGTCGACGACAAGCACCTCATGCTCTGGGATCCGCACAGCGACAGCGGCTGGCCCGCCGGCGACTACGAGCGCTACCGGGCGCTTGCGCCAAAGGGCGTCGACGCGCGCATCAAGCGCGGCTTCCCTGGCTGGCACATCGAGTGCTCCGCCATGTCGCGGGCCCACCTCGCCGAGACGATCGACGTGCACACCGGCGGTGAAGACAACATCTTCCCGCACCACGAGTGCGAGATCGCGCAGAGCCAAGGCGCTCACGGCGCGCCGCTCGCTCGCCACTGGGTTCACGGCCGCCACTTGCTCGTGAACAACCGCAAGATGAGCAAGCGCGACGGCACCTTCTTTACGGTGCGCGACTTACTCGACCCGCACGGCGAAGGCCGCACTGACCTCGCCAAGGATCTCGAGAAGGTGGGCTTTCCGGAAGGGAAGACGCCGGCCAACGTCTTGCGCTTCGCGCTCGTGGGTGCGCCCTACACGCAGCCGATGAACTTCAGCATGGAGCTGCTCGCCCAAGCGAAGGCGAGCGTCGAGCGCCTGCAGTCGAGCTACCAGCGCCTCTCCGAGCTTGCTGCCACGGCGGCCGCCACGGACGCGGCTGCGGCGACGCCGGCCATCGCGGAGCTACTCCAGAAGAAGAGCGACGCCTTCGACGACGCGCTCGACGACAACCTCAACACGGCCAACGCCATCGCCGCGTGGTTCGACCTCGTGACGGCGCTCAACCAGAAAGAAAAGGACCTATCGCCCGGTGATGCGAAAGAAGCGCTCCGCGTGATGGACGGCATGGACGGCGTTCTCGGCGTCCTCGACCGCCGCGTGAACGCAGGCCTCGTAACGCTCGCTTCCATGAACGACGCTTTGGCCGCGGGCCGCGTGCCCTTGGCCGAGGCGCCGGAGGGGGCCCTCGATGCGGCCGCCATCGAGGCGCTCATCTTCGCGCGCCACGCCGCGCGCAAGGCGAAGGACTTCGCCAAGGCCGACAAGCTGCGCGACGTCTTCAAGGCCCGCGGCGTGCAAATCGACGACGCCGCGCAAGGCGTCCGCTGGAAGCTGCTCTAG
- a CDS encoding thrombospondin type 3 repeat-containing protein, translating into MRAHRSGRKRGIRDMSIRRTSFALAAILAVPTFAPSVAHADAPAATAPQKPAAWGAAPADKDKDGIPDNVDACPDVPGVKTNEAKTNGCPNNPWGAPAGASDRDGDKVPDSIDACPDQAGVKTNDPKTNGCPAPAPATGGGWAAPAGADKDGDGVPDSVDACPTVAGVKTDETKTNGCPNNPWGAPAGASDRDGDKVPDSIDACKDTAGVKTDDPKTNGCPAAAAAWGAPVADTDKDGVPDNIDKCPTTPGVRTEEAITNGCPNNPWGAPAGASDRDKDRVPDSIDHCPDVAGVATSEPQTNGCPNNPWGAPAGASDRDGDRVPDATDACPDQVGVRADDPKAHGCPPGKPAGVVPEKKALVVLKPAPAPTPPPPPPPVAAAAAAPPAAPEPVAPPPPPAAPAKVWYKPWTWF; encoded by the coding sequence ATGCGGGCCCATCGGTCAGGAAGAAAAAGGGGAATTCGGGACATGTCGATTCGCAGGACCAGCTTCGCCCTCGCCGCCATTCTTGCTGTACCGACCTTTGCACCAAGCGTTGCCCACGCCGATGCGCCCGCCGCCACCGCTCCGCAGAAGCCCGCCGCTTGGGGCGCCGCACCCGCCGACAAAGACAAGGACGGCATCCCCGACAACGTCGACGCGTGCCCCGACGTGCCTGGCGTCAAGACCAACGAGGCGAAGACCAACGGCTGCCCGAACAACCCCTGGGGCGCTCCGGCCGGCGCGTCCGATCGCGACGGCGACAAGGTTCCGGACAGCATCGACGCGTGCCCCGATCAGGCTGGCGTCAAGACCAACGACCCCAAGACCAACGGCTGCCCGGCGCCCGCGCCCGCGACGGGTGGTGGTTGGGCCGCTCCTGCCGGTGCCGACAAAGACGGCGACGGCGTCCCCGACAGCGTTGACGCGTGTCCCACCGTGGCAGGTGTGAAGACGGACGAAACGAAGACCAACGGGTGCCCGAACAACCCGTGGGGCGCGCCCGCGGGCGCCTCCGATCGCGATGGCGACAAGGTGCCCGACAGCATCGACGCCTGCAAAGACACCGCCGGTGTGAAGACCGACGATCCGAAGACCAACGGCTGTCCCGCGGCGGCCGCCGCTTGGGGCGCGCCCGTCGCCGACACCGACAAAGACGGTGTGCCCGACAACATCGACAAGTGCCCGACGACGCCAGGCGTGCGCACTGAAGAAGCCATCACCAACGGTTGCCCAAACAACCCGTGGGGCGCGCCCGCCGGCGCGTCCGATCGCGACAAGGATCGCGTGCCCGACAGCATCGATCACTGCCCCGACGTCGCCGGCGTGGCGACCAGCGAGCCGCAGACCAACGGTTGCCCGAACAACCCCTGGGGCGCTCCCGCCGGCGCATCCGACCGCGACGGTGATCGCGTGCCCGACGCGACTGACGCGTGCCCCGATCAGGTCGGCGTTCGCGCCGATGATCCGAAGGCGCACGGTTGCCCGCCGGGCAAGCCTGCCGGCGTGGTGCCCGAGAAGAAGGCGCTCGTCGTCCTGAAGCCGGCCCCCGCTCCGACGCCGCCGCCGCCTCCTCCTCCGGTCGCCGCCGCCGCAGCGGCTCCGCCGGCCGCGCCGGAGCCGGTCGCGCCGCCGCCGCCTCCGGCAGCCCCCGCGAAGGTTTGGTACAAGCCGTGGACCTGGTTCTGA
- a CDS encoding SGNH/GDSL hydrolase family protein produces MNSVVPALVVLALLGGCTADRARGGSSPAPSVPTPTAPTATTAAKGPASANAPRRYVALGDSFTIGTGSSAAASFPARLASRWGTTELLNVAVNGYRARDVIDEELPKALAFGADFATLAVGANDIVRGDGNVDEYRREVRLILAALGKRIPKCRIVALPQPRWSTSDVGRSFGDVATLDAKIRAFNAALREEALAFGARYIDLSELMNRQADKKMFASDGLHPSAAAYGEWAGAIGEALAREPLKAECP; encoded by the coding sequence ATGAACTCCGTCGTGCCGGCGCTCGTCGTCCTCGCGCTCCTCGGCGGCTGCACGGCCGATCGCGCACGCGGAGGTTCGAGCCCGGCGCCAAGCGTTCCAACGCCAACCGCGCCCACCGCGACGACGGCGGCAAAGGGCCCCGCGTCCGCCAACGCGCCTCGCCGCTACGTTGCCCTCGGCGACTCGTTCACCATCGGCACGGGCTCGAGCGCCGCAGCCTCGTTCCCAGCGCGGCTCGCCTCGCGCTGGGGCACGACCGAGCTCTTGAACGTCGCCGTGAACGGCTACCGCGCGCGCGACGTCATCGACGAGGAGCTTCCAAAGGCGCTCGCTTTTGGCGCCGACTTCGCGACGCTCGCCGTGGGCGCCAACGACATCGTTCGCGGAGACGGCAACGTGGACGAGTACCGCCGCGAGGTGCGTCTCATCCTGGCGGCGCTCGGCAAGAGGATCCCGAAGTGCCGCATCGTCGCGTTGCCGCAGCCCCGTTGGTCGACGAGCGACGTGGGCCGGTCCTTCGGCGACGTGGCGACGCTCGACGCAAAGATCCGCGCCTTCAACGCCGCGCTCCGCGAAGAGGCACTCGCATTCGGTGCACGTTACATCGATCTGAGCGAGCTCATGAACCGACAGGCCGACAAGAAGATGTTCGCGAGCGACGGCCTGCATCCGTCGGCGGCCGCGTACGGCGAGTGGGCCGGCGCCATTGGCGAGGCCCTCGCGCGAGAGCCGCTCAAGGCCGAGTGCCCGTAG
- a CDS encoding YdeI/OmpD-associated family protein, which translates to MAAAKKKTSTAREEPLLEFATRKAWGTWLAKHHASSGAVWLKFTKGAGATGGFTYDHALREALAWGWIDSQKGSLDEKHWRQRFGPRKKTSPWSQINCAKVDELLALGEMQPPGLREVDRAKADGRWARAYAPQSRAEVPADLAAALAKSPKAKQFFETLSGANRFAVLYRVQAKGSDATRAKRVERIVGMLERGESFHAQSKAEAKRASAKDAAMTGASKAPAQAASKAPTTTPAAKAEGPSPGRTTKSGAKTAQRPKSQS; encoded by the coding sequence ATGGCCGCCGCCAAGAAGAAGACGTCGACCGCTCGTGAGGAGCCGCTCCTGGAGTTCGCGACGCGAAAGGCCTGGGGCACTTGGCTCGCGAAGCATCACGCATCGTCAGGAGCCGTGTGGCTGAAGTTCACGAAGGGCGCCGGGGCCACCGGCGGGTTCACATACGATCACGCGCTGCGCGAGGCCCTCGCATGGGGCTGGATCGACAGCCAGAAAGGCAGCCTCGACGAGAAGCATTGGCGGCAGCGCTTCGGGCCGCGCAAGAAGACGAGCCCCTGGTCGCAGATCAACTGCGCGAAGGTCGACGAGCTCCTCGCGCTGGGCGAGATGCAACCGCCGGGGCTCCGTGAAGTCGACCGCGCCAAGGCCGACGGTCGCTGGGCGCGAGCCTACGCGCCGCAGAGCCGAGCCGAGGTGCCCGCGGATCTGGCGGCGGCGCTCGCGAAGTCACCCAAGGCGAAGCAGTTCTTCGAGACGCTCTCGGGCGCGAACCGCTTCGCGGTGCTCTATCGCGTGCAGGCGAAGGGCAGCGACGCGACACGCGCGAAACGAGTCGAGCGCATCGTGGGGATGCTGGAGCGTGGCGAGTCGTTTCACGCACAGAGCAAAGCGGAGGCGAAGCGTGCGAGCGCGAAGGACGCGGCCATGACGGGTGCGTCCAAGGCGCCAGCGCAAGCCGCGAGTAAGGCACCAACGACGACGCCTGCAGCCAAGGCGGAAGGGCCAAGCCCGGGGCGCACGACCAAGTCCGGCGCGAAGACCGCCCAAAGACCGAAAAGCCAGTCTTGA
- a CDS encoding 50S ribosome-binding GTPase: MGRALTGSDVLVEDKLFATLDTTVRTLVPPTSPPILIADTVGFIERLPHPLLASFNSTLDEVHEASLLLFVVDAADSESRRQLEVTRQTVKEIGAGSLPHLVVLTKIDRVSEDVRRALRDELPEAIPALRVLVWRRGSASTAVDRLLRHGARNRHFPRCPMTASHSLQNCAIR, from the coding sequence ATGGGCCGAGCGCTCACCGGCAGCGATGTGCTGGTCGAGGACAAGCTCTTCGCCACGCTCGATACCACGGTGCGCACGCTGGTTCCTCCGACCTCACCGCCGATCCTCATCGCCGACACCGTCGGGTTCATCGAGCGGCTCCCGCATCCGCTGCTCGCTTCTTTCAACTCGACTCTCGACGAGGTACACGAAGCGTCGCTCCTCCTGTTCGTCGTCGATGCCGCTGACTCCGAGAGCCGCCGGCAGCTCGAGGTCACGCGCCAAACGGTGAAGGAGATCGGCGCAGGCTCGCTCCCGCATCTCGTGGTGCTCACCAAGATCGACCGGGTCTCCGAGGACGTTCGGCGTGCGCTCCGTGACGAGCTTCCCGAAGCGATCCCAGCTCTCCGCGTTCTCGTCTGGCGACGTGGCAGCGCTTCGACAGCGGTTGATCGACTCCTTCGACATGGGGCTCGAAACCGCCACTTTCCGAGGTGTCCTATGACCGCCAGTCACTCTTTGCAGAACTGCGCGATCAGGTGA